In Anas acuta chromosome 25, bAnaAcu1.1, whole genome shotgun sequence, the genomic stretch GACAGTATCTATAGCAGAGTAGGAACAAGCTGTACCTTTGGCTGAGTTTTTCCTAAAGTGGTGTACGACTAGCAATTTCCTTGATAGGTTTGGTGGAAAAGAACTACAGCAGTACACATCATGTTGTAAAGGGAAAGACCGTTATTTCAGAGGAGGATTCAGTACATGGCAAGCCTCAGGCTGGGATCTGCCCCTTTAAACATATCCTACACAGGGAAATGATGAGAAATTGGTTGTTAGCTGCTTTTTGTATCCTTCCAGCTATGAATAAAACAGGGATAACTCTTCTTTCAAAGCAGATAGTATTGCACACGGGATTTGAAGACCTTCCCCTAGTAAAGATCCCACAGGTAGATATTACTCTTCCTTTTGTGAAGGAGTCAAATTGGAAAATCAAAACAGTGTAACGACAGCTACAGTTAGCAGTAATGACACACCAGGTGGGACTAACTAAGCTTGATTTGAGTATCATACAGGCAAAGGGGTCTTGTATTAATTCAGGAATGGTTTCTCTACAATCTCCAGAAATGCAGActgtttttccttgctgcttAGATAAATTCTGCAGAGAATAAGTGCTACCCTTTCTTAAAATTAAGGCTACAGTATATGTCCTCTcctattttcataaataattatcTTAAGCAGAACAATATTCTTGAATGACTTAGCTATTTTCAGATTCACCATCATAACTATAGTAATATATGTAATGAATAGCAAATAAGAGGGAAAACTTCTTATTTAATCATGACACTTTTCTcaactttaatttaaaatactccTTGGCTTTTTGTATAATGAAACCTACTTTTCCTATTAATACACTCTATAACTATTTGCCTCTTACTGCTTTAGCTGTAAATACTTCATGGGTTTTGCCATTGTTCAATATATAACacctttgattttaaaagtatttctctCGATTTGATATCTCTGAGATAATGTAACACATTTAGTATTTAGCCTATATCAGGCCAaaatgtttgtaaaaaaaaaaaaaaaagtcagtcttcccagaaacaaacaaacagaaaagtctCAGTTACGAACAACATCCAAACTTACAAATTCTTTTCTCCAGAATAATAATTGGGCAGTTGTAAGAATGCAAATTGCTACTTATGAGTAAAGTTTCACTAATGTATGAATGAATTTTTGAAGGATATCTAAGTCCTGATCTAGACTTCTTTACTATATTATGCCTGTTAACAGTAGTTCTCCAGTGCAATGCACATTCCctaaatattaataacaaagaGTGAGGTGAGAGCCTTGATCAAAACCATTTTTGTACAGAGTTTGCAGAGCTGGAATAGTTATTTGTCCAATTTGTCCTCAAATGTCCAAGGTCTACCGAGCTGAACTGTGGACATGAGGACTAGGAACAGCTTGAAACTAATAAATCTTGGAATTTGATCTCGTCACTATCCTGAGATATTTTTTCATAACAGATATTCACTGACTCTGGCATCAGTCCTGACATAAGGCATTATCCATCCCTACAGAAAGTTTCCCAGGAATTAGATCAGGCTGCTAAATCCTGCAGAACTGCAGTATGGGATAAGCAGGATGCGATGTAACTCCTGTTTGCTCTTGAATTGCCTGATCCAATGTGTGTTCTTGTTCGCATACTTAAGACTGAATTGACCCTTAAAGCACAATGAGGTACCCACAGGGTCAGCTTGTAAATGTGGAACAATACAATGTCCTCGCCTCCACGAGTGTGCAAATCACAGACGTTAAAAAACACCACTGTGGTGAAAGAGCATTGTTATTGAAAAAGTAACTTAACTGTGAATAGCAAAGGAGAGCTTTGTAGGTTGGAGAAGGCTGTTCTGAGCACAAGGACAAGGAAAGAAACATGTTTACAAGCACAGGCACATGCCTAACcattgcccagctctctgggTTCACTGTCATTCACTTATGTATCCCAGGGGCCAGGCATCTGGATTGCCCTCTGCTTCTGAACAGAGAAATCAGCCAAGAAAATGATGTCTTTGAAagttctttctctgctttttgcttctttgagCTTTGTTTTGATGGAAGAGAACGTCTCAGGGTAAGTGTTTTGGAAAGCCCACAATGTATTTTGAGCCTTTTCCAGCTTCCTACTGGAGGCAAGTAGACTATTTCCCTTGGCATCCTGGTAAATAGATGAGAACATAAGTCCTGAGGTAGCTCTTGGATAATAGAAAGACAGCAAAGCATACAGAGATGAGCAAATGATAAGAGAGGTCTCAAATTAAAGCCTGTGAGCCAGAGCCAAGAACTCCCAAGTTTTCCCTAAAAACTACATTGCTCCAGGTTGGGAGTAACAAGCTGGAAGTCAACCAGGAAGTGAAGGTTGGCTgggaaatagaaacaaaatgtaattgTCTCCCATGAATAAGGCTAGGGGGCATCTGATATTTcaaagcttctgaaaatgtgGCCAGTTACGTGAAGCAGGTACATAAAGACTTTCCATCTCTTTCTCTGATTCTTCCAACTACCACATGAGAAGATCTAAAAGAAACCCTATTAGAGCAGCAAGAGTTGCTGCAATTCCAGATAATAACACTAAAAAAAAGGTCAGTCTTGATATCTTTTGCTAACTTAGCTAGCCACCAAGTACGTCTACACTGTCAGACCAGCACTGGCTTCAAGTTCTGGACCTTGTCTCCTGCTGTCCACCCCTCAGGCTCTTGAGGACACAGGAAGATTCCCTCGGCCCTGTGTGTGCAGCTCACTAGAGAAGGGAATCTGAGTATACTCAGTGTCTTCTCACTTAGTCAAAGTCTATATCCATCAGGCTATGGCAGAAAAGCTACTCTGACTCCAGACATCAGCAAATATCCCAAGTTCATCTCCTCCTGAGATGTCAAATGTGAGCAGCAAATGTGTTAGCAGCCAGATAAATGGATGAGATCACTAGCTGCTTCTCAGTTAACTCTTCACTTCACAGTGCAGGAACAATCACCTGTACCAAAAAAGAATTAGAAGTGATCACAAAACTTTGCTGACCTTAGGGGATGCATGGGCAATCCCATGCAACCCAAGCAAAACTGCATAGTGCTTGGTCTTTGTCTGAGCAGGACTCACTCTATCTGTACTCTTACTGTAGCATAAGTATAAGGACTCCCAGTGCCAGACCTGTGCAAAAACGCTACTCTGAGGCCACCCTGGCAAGTGATTACAGCCGCACAATGGATAACATGCTGAAGAAGAACTTTGTGGAATGGTTGCTAGCCAGGCGAGAGAAGAAAAGCGAGTAAGTACACAGAGTTTCAACGCTCCCATGATTTGAACTGGCAGCTGTTGTCAGGCAACTGATGGCTACAAAATAACGTAGAGCTGAGGATATTTTCCTTGGACTGCAGCAGTGATTCTCTGGggactttcttctttttttcttaactccTTGAAGCGTTTCTTGTCTGTCGGCACACAGAACAACTATCCTTCTCTCTATCCAACATTGCCTTCTTCTCTGCTTGGTAGATGGAGTGGGAAGGAGTTGGGTTTtgtggaaaagcagcatttcagcacCCTCTTGTGGCATCTCAGGCTGATgtctttcttcccatttttgccttttcagcAACGTCATTGAGACATACAAGAGAGAAGTTGAGCCACAAGTATCAGCTGTGAATGGCCAAAGCTTGGACCTGCACAACCATGAAGCCAAAGACTTCTTTGCTTGGCTtctaaaaaacaagaaaaatcagagGTGAGATTGGCAgaataggaaataaatacaaagtctGATCCCCGAGGGAGGGATGAGGTCCCAAATGTTCAATTTTTGAAGGGATGTTTTAGGGCAGGAATTGGTGATAACACTGTCAgcataggaaaacaaaaagacttttGTTTCAAAAGGGAATTCCATATTTTGCCATTGTCTCATGAGTGACAAAAATAACCAAGACAAAAAAGCTTCTAAAACTTTACAATTTCTCACAAAACACacacttcaaaaatataaagtgctttttttttgttttgtttttttttcccctttggaagTATGAGAACAGCCTCATCAAAACCCAGCACTTTAAAAAAGTCAGTGCTGTCTTTTGACAGGGCTGAAGCACATCCATTCCTGCAACATACTAACACTACAGTAATGGAGAAGTTAAATTGAAATGCTTTGACCTAATAAAACCATTCCATTCTATTCTACTCAAAACCCTatcaaaagaaaactttccagTGAAAACTGGGATGAAACTGATACATTcctgcaaaacatttttgatcAAATCGTCCCAcaaggcaaaaataaacaaaagagtTCTGCCATTGTATCACTGCTACACACTCTTACTATGAAAAGCATGAGATCTAAATGTGAAATTATGCAGTAGAGATACCCGAGTGACTCAAGGAATTCCCCAGTTTGTTTTCGATCTATGTCACTGGAGACAATTGCAGTTTTATTTGGATGTATCTACACTGGTTACAGGAATGATGGAGATGCAATCTAATTCTTAAAAGGTACCTCTCAGGAAGGTAACTTAGTCCATATGGTGCTCTCTCTTGTTCCAGCTAGTGCCTTCATTTCCCAAGCCATCTGGCTGAGAGTGCCTTCTCTGTGCtgcacagctttgtgctgtgtCAGCATATCCACAGCCTGTCAATAGCGTGTTTCACTGCCCCCCAATCTTACCTCATGTTGCAAATGTTCAAAAAGATTAGACAATTGAGttcaaacaaaaatctgttctcaagcaatttctatttttatttatttattttttttaaagccaacaAATGatggaaacatttcctttctttaacaTGAAGGGGATTTTACAAAGCCTAACAGGTTGCTGCTGCTTAGTACCAAAACTGtgtcaggaaggaaaacaggcaCTTACTGCACATAGCTCACATCCTTCAGGCACAATTCTAGCGTCTTTTGATAAAAGAATGAAACCTCTAACTTACAGGGAGTCATGGGACAGTCACTCAGAACAAGAATCTCAGGGCATTTGTTGTCTTTTACAGCCTTTGAATGAAAACTGCTTTAGAAACAAGGGTGCGGGGGATGACCCAGGCTTGGGGGAAACGAGCACTGTTATGCTTCACAGAGGTGTTAAGGCCAAGCACCCAGAAAATCAGACATTGAGAATTGCTAGTCATAGTGAAAATGCAGAACCAAAGAAACAAGGGCTTTGTTGTATCTCGAAAGGTCATTTAGTCTGACCTCTCCTAGAAGACAGGATCAGCTTGCTCTAAACTACTCCTGACAGATATTTTTCTAACCTGTTCTCACATaggagtggaggggagggaaagggagggggaatGACACACACTTTTGGTGCTAAAGATTAATCTGCTTGATTAGCgtcatttaataataatattaaaaaaaatgcagtgtttccCCTAATCTCCTTaattgcaaataataataaaacaaaaacaaaaacaaaaacaaaaaaacccacaatatGTGGGGTGAAAAAGTCCTTCTCAGAAACAAAGGCTTCCCTTTGTGAGCTTGGGGCATAGATGCTGCTTCATTCTGCCTTTGGTTTGA encodes the following:
- the GIP gene encoding gastric inhibitory polypeptide isoform X2 is translated as MMSLKVLSLLFASLSFVLMEENVSGISIRTPSARPVQKRYSEATLASDYSRTMDNMLKKNFVEWLLARREKKSDNVIETYKREVEPQVSAVNGQSLDLHNHEAKDFFAWLLKNKKNQSFTSLEGSEDLKDVLNQEFLTWLMSIDLCRPTTV
- the GIP gene encoding gastric inhibitory polypeptide isoform X1, encoding MMSLKVLSLLFASLSFVLMEENVSGISIRTPSARPVQKRYSEATLASDYSRTMDNMLKKNFVEWLLARREKKSDNVIETYKREVEPQVSAVNGQSLDLHNHEAKDFFAWLLKNKKNQSFTSLEGSEDLKDVLNQEFLTWLMSIDLCRPTCRYLLLDTY